The genome window CCCCGCTCTGCTTCCCGCACCCCCCTGCTCAGCGGTAGAAGTACGGGTCGAGGACCCGGACCTCGGTGATCTGGTTCACGGGGAGCTGGTTCCGCTCCGCGACCTTGCGAATGGCCTCGGGGGTCGGCCCGTCGTAGATGCAGAAGGTCTTGGCCCGGTCGCCGCTCACGTAGGAGTGCACCCAGGTGACGCCCTCCTCCGCGTTGGTGCCGACCACGGACAGGCACGCCTGCGCACCCTCCTCGTTCATGGGGATCACGAGCCCCTCGGGAAAGGTGCGTTCGACCATGTAGCGCGGCATGTGTTCCTCCTCCGGTGGATGGGTCGGGGATCATCAGACGGAGGAAAGCTACCCTCGCGCACGGGGCGCAGGCATCGGGAGGGCTCCCCATTTCCGGGGCGCCGGCTCCCTATTTTGTGAGGGCTCCCTGCTCGCGGGCGAGCGCGGCGGCCTCCCCGCGGGACTGCACCGCGAGCTTCGCGAGGATCGCGGAGACGTGATGGTCCACCGTCTTCGGAGAGATGAACAGGCGGCCGGCGATCTCCCCGTTGGCCAGCCCCTGGGCCAGGAGATCCAGGATCTGCATCTGTCGGCGGGTCAGGCCGAAGGCGTTGCCGCGCGTGGCCGGCCTCGGGCCGCGGGGGATCCGCCGCACGCCGCACGCCCGCAGGCGCTGCCGCACCACGGAAGCGGCCGGCGTGGCGCCCAGGCGCTCGAAGATGGCGAGCGCCGCCCGCAGGTCGGGCTCCTCGTCGCTGTCGCCGAGCGCCATGGCCTGCTCGTACGGGCAGCCGAGCGCCTCCCACGCCGCCGCCGCACGGCCCGGCTCTCCCGCGATGTGCCGCTCGAAGGGCTCGGCGATGCCCTCCGGCGGGGAGGGGAGCGCTCCCGCGCGCCA of Longimicrobiaceae bacterium contains these proteins:
- a CDS encoding DUF4242 domain-containing protein, producing MPRYMVERTFPEGLVIPMNEEGAQACLSVVGTNAEEGVTWVHSYVSGDRAKTFCIYDGPTPEAIRKVAERNQLPVNQITEVRVLDPYFYR